A genomic stretch from Leptospira licerasiae serovar Varillal str. VAR 010 includes:
- a CDS encoding ammonium transporter gives MKIAQKLIALLILIAPVLIWGQDATPAPEAAPAAPTLDKGDTAWMIVASTFVFFMIPGLALFYGGIVRSKNVLSTMMHSFVAILVLTIQWTVFGYSLAFSGDSPFFGDFQLLLLNGITDETLEGTIPKYIHFLFQGMFALITPALISGAIAERVKLSGYIVFILAWSTLVYDPVAHWVWSANGWLFKKTALDFAGGTVVHLISGIAGLAAAIVLGKRKGEGPALIAPNNLTYTLIGAGFLWFGWFGFNAGSGLATNGQAARAFVVTLVAPATAGAVWLLIEYLHTKKATALGAASGIVAGLVVITPAAGFVDATGALIMGALVSPICYGAILLKGKLGYDDSLDAFGIHGVGGAIGAILTGVFALANYIPEGVTRGDQIIVQIISVVATGAYSIVVSLILVFIIEKTIGFRISEEKEIAGLDSEIHGEKGYII, from the coding sequence ATGAAAATTGCCCAAAAACTTATCGCGCTCTTGATCTTAATCGCTCCAGTACTGATCTGGGGTCAAGACGCTACACCAGCACCAGAAGCCGCTCCTGCTGCTCCTACTTTAGATAAAGGGGATACCGCATGGATGATCGTGGCTTCCACTTTCGTGTTCTTTATGATCCCAGGACTCGCGCTGTTCTACGGCGGTATCGTAAGATCTAAGAACGTTCTTTCAACAATGATGCACAGCTTTGTTGCGATTCTTGTCTTAACTATCCAGTGGACAGTATTCGGATACAGCTTAGCATTTTCCGGTGATAGTCCGTTTTTCGGCGATTTTCAACTTCTATTGTTGAATGGGATTACCGACGAAACATTGGAAGGAACCATCCCGAAATACATTCACTTCCTTTTCCAAGGAATGTTTGCGCTTATCACTCCGGCCCTGATTTCCGGTGCGATCGCAGAAAGAGTGAAACTTTCCGGTTATATCGTATTCATTCTGGCATGGTCTACTTTGGTTTACGATCCAGTCGCACACTGGGTTTGGTCAGCTAACGGTTGGCTTTTCAAAAAGACCGCTCTGGATTTCGCAGGTGGAACAGTAGTTCACTTGATCTCCGGTATCGCAGGTTTGGCTGCGGCAATCGTATTAGGAAAACGTAAAGGAGAAGGCCCTGCCCTTATCGCTCCGAACAATTTGACCTACACTCTTATCGGTGCGGGATTCCTTTGGTTCGGATGGTTCGGATTTAACGCAGGTTCCGGTCTCGCTACAAACGGTCAGGCTGCAAGAGCTTTCGTTGTAACTCTGGTAGCTCCGGCAACTGCGGGTGCAGTTTGGTTACTGATCGAATATCTTCATACTAAAAAAGCTACCGCTCTTGGAGCAGCTTCCGGAATCGTTGCCGGTCTGGTTGTGATCACTCCTGCTGCAGGTTTTGTCGACGCTACAGGCGCATTGATCATGGGAGCATTAGTTTCTCCGATCTGTTACGGTGCGATCCTTCTGAAAGGTAAACTTGGATACGACGACTCTTTGGACGCTTTCGGAATCCACGGCGTTGGTGGAGCTATAGGTGCTATCCTTACAGGTGTATTTGCGCTTGCGAATTACATTCCTGAAGGAGTCACTCGCGGAGACCAGATTATCGTTCAGATCATCAGCGTTGTAGCAACCGGTGCTTACTCTATCGTAGTATCCTTGATCTTAGTGTTTATCATCGAGAAGACGATCGGATTTAGGATTTCCGAAGAGAAAGAGATTGCTGGACTCGATTCCGAGATTCACGGAGAAAAAGGTTATATTATATAA
- a CDS encoding P-II family nitrogen regulator translates to MKLIVAIIQPHKLEEVKAELTKNEIYRLTVSDVQGYGQQKGKTEVFRGHEYQVNLLRKVRLEIAVNDEFVKPTVDAILKAAKTGDGKIGDGKILILPLEDVIRIRTGERGSSAI, encoded by the coding sequence ATGAAATTAATCGTAGCAATTATCCAGCCCCATAAACTGGAAGAGGTTAAAGCGGAGCTTACTAAAAATGAAATTTATAGACTTACCGTAAGCGACGTGCAAGGCTACGGGCAGCAAAAAGGTAAGACTGAAGTATTCCGTGGACATGAATACCAAGTAAACCTTCTTAGAAAAGTAAGATTGGAGATCGCGGTAAACGACGAGTTCGTAAAGCCTACCGTTGACGCTATCTTGAAAGCTGCCAAAACCGGTGACGGAAAGATCGGAGACGGAAAAATTTTGATCCTTCCTTTGGAAGACGTGATCCGGATTCGCACCGGAGAAAGAGGAAGCTCGGCGATTTAA
- a CDS encoding SH3 domain-containing protein codes for MIRFLKYFSVALYTTFLLGCFSNYQSAYVNNGAGLRIRSAPKLSSEKMGTVPYKGEVKIVEKDQRLAHIDGFENYWYKIKSEEGEGWVFGGYLSFKHPDFLPPGSNSYTGLVYHNPIQSLKLIRTHIINENLYLNIYQADPKHIFAFLERKNQISENLTEWRILHAITLDIPQKDEEILNRVTAQCFTPGLDGKEIILAILKIQMHKTGVTMGNHYELALDRLKVRKAWTLSEDESFLQPVLRTKGIECTIFDPGNQLKAISE; via the coding sequence ATGATTAGATTTCTAAAATACTTCTCTGTAGCACTTTATACGACATTCTTGTTAGGATGTTTTTCAAATTACCAATCCGCATATGTAAATAATGGAGCCGGTCTTAGGATACGTTCCGCTCCAAAACTTTCTTCCGAAAAGATGGGAACAGTTCCTTATAAGGGAGAAGTAAAAATCGTAGAAAAGGACCAAAGATTAGCTCATATAGATGGGTTCGAAAATTATTGGTATAAGATCAAAAGTGAAGAAGGAGAAGGGTGGGTTTTCGGAGGATATTTAAGCTTTAAACATCCGGATTTTTTACCTCCGGGATCCAATTCCTATACTGGACTAGTATATCATAATCCTATCCAATCCTTAAAATTGATCCGCACTCATATCATAAATGAGAATCTCTATCTAAATATTTACCAAGCAGATCCAAAGCATATCTTCGCGTTTTTAGAAAGAAAGAATCAGATCTCGGAAAATTTAACCGAATGGAGAATATTGCATGCGATCACTTTGGACATTCCTCAAAAAGACGAAGAGATATTAAATAGAGTCACTGCCCAATGTTTTACTCCCGGGTTGGATGGAAAAGAGATCATACTTGCGATCTTAAAAATACAAATGCACAAGACTGGTGTGACGATGGGAAACCATTACGAATTGGCATTAGATAGGCTCAAAGTCCGCAAAGCTTGGACTCTAAGCGAAGATGAATCTTTCCTTCAGCCGGTTTTGAGAACGAAAGGGATAGAATGTACGATCTTTGATCCAGGGAATCAGCTGAAAGCAATTTCGGAGTAA
- the prmC gene encoding peptide chain release factor N(5)-glutamine methyltransferase gives MADSQDNVLNLLKKSEEFLKKKNIPSARLDAEILLADLLKIQRVKLYIDFERPLSLSEKDDYRERIVQRSKFRPTAYIIGKKAFFDSEFHVNESVLIPRPETEELVAWVLEEYPDKENSLEVLDLCSGSGCIGISLAKARKEWNVSFSDASESALEINRKNIQEILNTEKNFEVYHGDLLSPIPSETKFDLIVSNPPYIPEADKATIMPDVVEYEPHLALFVSDFQEFHTKILTEAKAKLKPQGRLYLETHPRYSGWLKDTALSLGYSEADLKKDLSGRDSFVRLKL, from the coding sequence ATGGCAGATTCCCAAGACAACGTTCTGAACCTACTCAAGAAATCGGAAGAATTCTTAAAAAAGAAAAACATACCTTCCGCTAGATTGGACGCGGAGATATTACTCGCAGACCTACTCAAGATCCAAAGAGTCAAACTCTATATCGATTTTGAAAGACCGCTTTCTTTATCCGAAAAAGACGATTACAGAGAAAGGATCGTCCAAAGATCCAAATTTAGACCTACCGCATATATCATAGGAAAAAAGGCATTCTTCGATTCGGAATTCCATGTAAACGAATCGGTACTTATCCCAAGACCGGAGACGGAAGAATTGGTCGCTTGGGTATTAGAAGAATATCCCGACAAAGAAAACAGTTTAGAAGTTCTGGACCTTTGCTCGGGAAGCGGTTGTATCGGGATTAGCCTTGCCAAAGCCAGAAAAGAATGGAATGTATCGTTTTCGGATGCTTCCGAATCTGCCTTGGAGATCAATAGAAAGAATATTCAAGAAATCTTAAATACGGAAAAAAATTTCGAAGTATATCACGGGGATCTGCTCTCCCCAATTCCGAGCGAAACTAAATTCGATCTGATAGTTTCCAATCCGCCATATATTCCTGAGGCTGATAAAGCGACTATCATGCCGGACGTAGTAGAATATGAACCTCATCTTGCATTATTCGTCTCCGATTTCCAAGAGTTTCATACAAAGATCCTAACGGAAGCGAAGGCTAAACTAAAACCGCAAGGTAGATTGTATTTGGAAACCCACCCTCGCTATTCCGGCTGGTTAAAAGATACCGCACTTTCTCTAGGATACTCCGAAGCGGATCTAAAAAAAGATCTTTCGGGTAGAGATAGTTTCGTCAGATTAAAGTTATAG
- a CDS encoding Crp/Fnr family transcriptional regulator, whose product MDLMLESMFSKFGKTFEPNQIIFCENEPGNDFFLIQAGKVKITKTVGNSIKTLDILEQGDIFGEMAILEEQPRSATAIAISEVKVLNFNRANFELLMTKNPTLALKILTIFSVRIYDAKRRLLILLLDDIIGKVADVFLMLYEKMHTHTEFKEVVLNVTVEDVADWCAQPVGEVQKVVNQFAKSGKIEIYSDKIVIHNINDFQRIVSQKRKPS is encoded by the coding sequence ATGGATTTAATGCTCGAGTCGATGTTCTCAAAGTTCGGAAAAACTTTCGAACCAAACCAGATCATATTCTGCGAAAACGAACCCGGAAACGATTTCTTTCTGATCCAAGCCGGAAAAGTAAAGATCACCAAAACCGTCGGAAATTCCATCAAAACTCTGGATATCTTGGAACAAGGAGATATCTTCGGAGAGATGGCGATCTTAGAAGAACAACCCAGAAGTGCTACAGCGATCGCAATCTCGGAAGTGAAAGTTCTCAACTTTAATAGAGCAAACTTCGAGCTTTTGATGACCAAGAACCCTACACTTGCGCTCAAGATCCTCACAATATTCTCCGTCAGGATTTACGACGCAAAACGAAGGTTACTCATCCTATTACTGGATGATATCATCGGAAAAGTAGCAGACGTATTCTTAATGTTGTATGAAAAGATGCACACTCACACCGAATTCAAAGAGGTTGTGCTCAACGTCACAGTAGAAGATGTGGCAGATTGGTGCGCCCAGCCGGTGGGAGAGGTCCAAAAAGTAGTGAACCAATTCGCTAAAAGCGGTAAAATCGAGATCTACTCCGATAAAATCGTAATTCACAATATTAACGACTTCCAGAGAATAGTCTCTCAGAAGCGCAAACCTTCTTAA
- a CDS encoding tetratricopeptide repeat protein — protein sequence MAGPIIRTYKGGSIIYFEKDRSEDIYVLRQGRVVLTYTAIDSGYEVKEDVRLGEFFGVKSALGKYPREETAQVVGGATVLVFKLSDFETFVAEKTHLILKMMKVFSSQLRLVHKKLREILGQAEARNPAFELMNVAEVFYKNNNFEHAAYGFGKYLEHYPSGPYAGRATELQDLARKGTPYPINMPPLVYDAASTRAPMSQENLQNIMKPAAEKTNLGAGTDNTITSLYNRAHTFLNVGKFEEAAAIFKDLMVRTDFKYDSEKKLVDNALFQMGVCFLKLNNLDTASNTFSAYIKKHPSGESVKESLFHLAEIAEQQGDRQRAGMLFGKVALLPPERDSLSQKARQKAKELSA from the coding sequence TTGGCTGGGCCCATAATCCGAACTTATAAAGGCGGTTCTATTATTTACTTCGAGAAAGATCGATCGGAGGATATTTACGTCCTCAGACAAGGTCGAGTCGTTCTCACGTACACCGCGATCGATTCCGGTTACGAAGTAAAAGAAGACGTAAGACTGGGAGAATTTTTCGGAGTCAAATCCGCACTCGGAAAGTATCCTAGGGAAGAAACTGCTCAGGTTGTTGGCGGAGCCACAGTCCTAGTTTTCAAACTTTCAGACTTCGAAACATTCGTCGCAGAAAAAACTCATCTCATCTTAAAGATGATGAAGGTATTCTCCAGCCAATTGCGACTGGTCCACAAAAAATTGAGAGAGATCTTGGGCCAGGCAGAAGCGAGGAATCCTGCGTTCGAGTTAATGAACGTAGCCGAAGTTTTTTATAAAAACAATAACTTCGAACACGCAGCTTACGGATTCGGAAAATACTTAGAACATTATCCTAGTGGGCCTTATGCGGGAAGAGCAACCGAACTGCAGGATCTTGCAAGAAAAGGCACACCTTACCCGATCAATATGCCTCCATTGGTTTACGACGCTGCTTCTACCAGGGCGCCTATGTCCCAGGAAAATCTGCAGAATATTATGAAACCTGCAGCGGAGAAAACGAATCTGGGCGCAGGCACGGACAATACGATTACTTCTCTTTATAACCGAGCTCATACCTTCTTGAATGTAGGAAAATTCGAAGAAGCTGCTGCTATCTTCAAAGACCTGATGGTCCGAACAGATTTCAAATACGATAGTGAGAAGAAGCTCGTAGACAATGCACTTTTCCAAATGGGGGTTTGTTTCTTAAAGCTGAACAATTTGGACACTGCGAGTAATACATTCTCCGCTTATATTAAAAAACATCCGTCCGGGGAATCGGTGAAAGAGTCTTTATTTCATTTGGCAGAGATCGCGGAACAACAGGGAGATCGTCAGAGAGCGGGAATGTTATTCGGAAAGGTAGCGTTACTTCCTCCGGAAAGAGACAGTCTCTCCCAAAAGGCTCGCCAAAAAGCAAAGGAGCTCAGCGCCTAA
- a CDS encoding amidohydrolase family protein, with protein sequence MEWEIVNSKAVTPQGVMENATIRIKDGRISSISPGVPKDVLPIRINLRGNFVYPGLINAHDHLLGTYLPKVGTNRPYLNWLPWDNDLKSSVVYAERQQLEPEQLYLLGSYKNLISGVTSVLDHIPHFVQKPFLDKSPIRILERFTLAHSICSYSLGWGDGPQIEYARAKEGNLPFVTHISEGFDEESKNALRELNALGCLGENAVLVHGIAFDGEDIKTVSKTKANLVWCPESNLFMFGKTAPIREILEAGINVSLGTDSPMSGSINIFQEIKSARDFFAKEYGKELDPKIVFKMVTENPAKALRVENDLGKLEIGKKADLLVLSSEKEDAYQTLCSADLKSVRLVVKDGKPSYGDLSLKDFFDETGVTGREIKIAGTDKYLAGDPLGLLESVTRALGYKKDLAFFPVG encoded by the coding sequence ATGGAATGGGAAATCGTAAATTCTAAGGCCGTAACCCCCCAAGGAGTAATGGAGAACGCGACTATCCGTATCAAAGACGGAAGGATCTCTTCTATCTCTCCCGGGGTCCCTAAAGACGTTTTACCGATCCGGATCAATCTAAGGGGCAATTTCGTTTATCCAGGACTGATCAACGCCCACGACCATCTTCTTGGCACCTATCTTCCTAAGGTTGGAACAAACCGTCCCTATTTGAACTGGCTTCCCTGGGACAATGATCTAAAGTCATCCGTAGTATATGCGGAAAGACAACAGCTTGAGCCGGAGCAGCTCTATCTATTAGGCTCGTATAAAAATCTGATCAGCGGTGTGACATCCGTTTTGGATCATATTCCCCACTTCGTCCAAAAACCTTTTCTAGACAAATCTCCAATTCGTATCCTGGAACGTTTTACTCTGGCCCATAGTATTTGTTCTTATTCTCTTGGCTGGGGAGACGGGCCTCAAATAGAATACGCGAGAGCAAAAGAAGGGAACCTTCCTTTTGTGACCCATATCTCGGAAGGATTCGACGAAGAATCCAAAAATGCCCTGAGAGAGCTAAACGCTCTGGGTTGTTTAGGAGAAAACGCAGTACTCGTTCATGGGATCGCTTTCGATGGAGAAGATATCAAAACCGTTTCCAAAACGAAGGCAAACCTGGTTTGGTGCCCTGAATCCAATCTATTTATGTTCGGCAAGACAGCACCGATCCGAGAAATCCTGGAAGCAGGGATCAATGTGAGTTTAGGCACCGATTCTCCGATGTCCGGGTCTATAAATATTTTCCAAGAAATCAAATCCGCTCGGGATTTTTTTGCCAAAGAATACGGAAAAGAATTGGATCCTAAAATTGTTTTTAAGATGGTCACTGAAAATCCCGCAAAGGCTCTTAGGGTAGAGAACGATCTAGGCAAATTGGAAATCGGAAAAAAGGCGGATCTATTAGTTCTTTCTTCCGAAAAAGAGGACGCCTACCAAACTCTCTGCTCTGCGGATCTTAAGTCCGTACGTTTGGTAGTGAAGGACGGAAAACCTTCCTACGGCGACCTTTCTTTGAAAGATTTTTTTGACGAAACTGGTGTGACAGGGCGCGAAATTAAGATCGCCGGAACCGATAAATACCTTGCAGGAGACCCCCTAGGGTTGCTAGAATCGGTCACCCGGGCCCTTGGTTACAAAAAGGATTTGGCATTTTTTCCTGTCGGGTGA
- a CDS encoding LIC_10271 family cell wall hydrolase, whose product MRELHFIRLICFAMLLIFFPSRINSAGTPLKIHTVQPKETAFSISQKYKLDWRMLLEWNGKKENEGLKAGEKLKIPQNLSYSSKIEKNLPEDTSSAAPKFRSPLKVLPPVSLPYSNLSYYPNKGVLFKASRHKDVHPVRSGKVVVLDQMDGYRKYIILEHKGGYSSVYANLRSVSVKEGETVKTGDSLGELEEGKGLYFQINQGAKAVDPIPLLKY is encoded by the coding sequence ATGCGGGAGCTTCATTTCATTCGTCTGATATGTTTCGCAATGTTGCTCATCTTTTTTCCCTCTAGGATCAACTCCGCAGGAACTCCATTAAAGATCCATACTGTCCAACCGAAGGAGACCGCATTTTCTATCTCCCAAAAATACAAACTGGATTGGAGAATGCTTTTAGAATGGAACGGGAAAAAAGAAAACGAAGGTTTGAAGGCGGGAGAAAAATTGAAAATCCCCCAAAATCTATCCTATTCTTCTAAGATCGAAAAAAATTTACCTGAGGATACTTCCTCTGCAGCTCCTAAGTTCCGTTCTCCGTTAAAAGTACTTCCTCCTGTTTCTCTTCCTTATTCTAATCTATCTTATTATCCGAACAAGGGAGTTCTGTTTAAGGCAAGCAGACATAAAGACGTACATCCGGTCCGTTCCGGTAAAGTAGTTGTACTGGACCAAATGGACGGTTACCGGAAATATATTATTTTAGAGCATAAGGGCGGATACTCCAGCGTATATGCAAATCTCAGATCCGTTTCCGTCAAAGAAGGCGAAACGGTAAAAACGGGAGATTCCTTAGGTGAATTGGAAGAAGGCAAAGGGCTATACTTCCAGATCAACCAAGGCGCCAAGGCAGTGGATCCGATCCCACTTTTAAAATACTGA
- the fusA gene encoding elongation factor G: MSTAVADFKPTEKLLKTRNIGISAHIDSGKTTLTERILFYTNRIHAIHEVRGKDGVGAKMDSMELERERGITIQSAATYCQWKGYTINIIDTPGHVDFTVEVERSLRVLDSAILVLCGVSGVQSQSITVDRQMRRYNVPRVAFINKLDRTGANPFRVIDQLREKLKHNAVPVQIPIGLEGDLAGIVDLVTMKAVYFEGKDGMEITEKEIPAELQELAQKKREELLDAASMFSDELTEAMLEGEPTVEQIKTAIRNGAISLKLTPVFMGSAFKNKGVQKLLDGVLDYLASPVDVVNSALDVKNESEKVVLPSDKDKPLVCLAFKLEDGRYGQLTYVRVYQGKIQKGMTIYNMSNNKKHNVGRLCRMHSDEMEDIDYAEAGDIIALFGIDCASGDTFTDGKMNVSMESMFVPAPVISLTIEAKESKHLNNLAKALNRFTKEDPTFQTHVDQESGQTIIKGMGELHLEVYIERMKREYGVELITGAPQVAYRETITSRADFDYTHKKQTGGQGQFGRVAGFIEPIPLEEDKNYEFVNSVVGGAIPREFISSVDKGFRSCLDRGSMIGFPIIGVKLTINDGSYHDVDSSDMAFQIAGRYAFRQGFSKANPQILEPIMRVEVDGPAEFQGPILASLNQRRGMILNTTEQDGYCKVEAEVPLSDMFGYSTVIRSSTQGKAEFSMEFSRYAPVPRNVAEELMKKYKPNSKDED, encoded by the coding sequence ATGAGCACTGCAGTTGCGGACTTCAAACCCACCGAAAAACTCCTAAAAACTAGGAACATCGGTATTTCCGCCCATATCGATTCAGGGAAAACCACTCTGACCGAGAGGATTCTATTCTATACTAACCGTATCCACGCGATCCACGAAGTTCGCGGTAAAGATGGTGTCGGCGCGAAAATGGACAGTATGGAATTGGAGCGCGAGAGAGGGATTACTATCCAATCCGCAGCAACCTACTGCCAGTGGAAAGGTTATACTATCAACATCATCGATACTCCGGGCCACGTTGACTTTACCGTAGAGGTAGAACGTTCCCTACGGGTTCTGGATTCCGCTATCTTAGTTCTTTGCGGAGTTTCCGGAGTTCAGTCCCAGTCCATTACTGTGGACAGACAGATGCGCCGTTATAACGTTCCTCGTGTAGCTTTTATTAATAAGCTAGACCGTACAGGAGCGAATCCTTTCCGCGTGATCGACCAATTACGTGAGAAATTAAAGCATAATGCTGTTCCAGTCCAAATTCCAATCGGTCTCGAAGGAGACTTAGCAGGGATTGTTGACCTAGTTACGATGAAAGCCGTTTATTTCGAAGGAAAAGACGGAATGGAAATCACTGAAAAAGAGATTCCTGCAGAATTACAAGAGCTAGCCCAAAAGAAGAGAGAAGAACTCTTAGATGCAGCTTCTATGTTCTCAGACGAATTGACTGAAGCTATGCTGGAAGGAGAGCCTACAGTAGAGCAGATCAAAACTGCGATCCGCAACGGAGCGATCTCTTTGAAACTGACCCCGGTTTTTATGGGTTCCGCTTTCAAGAACAAAGGAGTTCAAAAACTTCTAGATGGAGTTTTGGATTATCTCGCTTCTCCTGTGGATGTAGTAAACTCCGCTTTGGACGTTAAAAACGAATCCGAAAAAGTAGTTTTACCATCCGATAAAGACAAACCTCTCGTTTGCCTCGCATTTAAACTCGAGGACGGACGTTACGGCCAGTTGACTTATGTTCGTGTCTACCAAGGAAAGATCCAAAAAGGTATGACCATCTATAACATGTCCAACAACAAGAAACATAACGTTGGTCGTCTATGCCGTATGCACTCCGACGAGATGGAAGATATCGACTACGCAGAAGCGGGTGATATCATCGCATTATTCGGTATCGATTGTGCTTCCGGGGATACTTTTACCGACGGAAAAATGAACGTTTCCATGGAATCCATGTTCGTTCCGGCTCCGGTAATCTCTCTTACAATCGAGGCTAAAGAATCTAAACACTTGAACAACCTGGCAAAAGCTCTCAACCGCTTTACCAAGGAAGATCCTACGTTCCAAACTCACGTAGACCAAGAATCCGGACAAACCATCATCAAAGGGATGGGAGAACTTCACCTCGAAGTTTATATCGAAAGGATGAAAAGGGAATACGGAGTGGAGCTGATCACAGGCGCTCCTCAGGTTGCGTATCGTGAAACTATCACAAGCCGCGCGGACTTCGATTATACCCACAAAAAACAAACGGGTGGTCAGGGTCAGTTCGGTCGTGTTGCGGGATTCATCGAGCCTATCCCATTGGAAGAAGATAAGAATTACGAATTCGTAAACAGCGTAGTGGGTGGAGCGATCCCTCGCGAATTTATCTCTTCCGTAGACAAAGGATTCAGAAGTTGTTTGGATCGTGGAAGTATGATCGGATTCCCTATCATCGGAGTAAAACTGACCATCAACGACGGTTCTTACCACGACGTGGACTCTTCCGATATGGCCTTCCAGATCGCAGGACGCTATGCATTCCGCCAAGGATTCAGCAAAGCAAATCCTCAGATCCTCGAGCCTATCATGAGAGTAGAAGTTGACGGTCCTGCGGAATTCCAAGGTCCAATCCTTGCTTCCTTGAACCAAAGACGAGGAATGATCCTAAACACCACTGAGCAAGACGGATATTGCAAAGTGGAAGCGGAAGTTCCTCTTTCCGATATGTTCGGGTATTCTACCGTGATCCGTTCTTCCACCCAAGGAAAGGCGGAGTTCTCTATGGAATTCTCTCGTTACGCTCCTGTTCCAAGAAACGTAGCGGAAGAATTGATGAAAAAATACAAACCGAACTCCAAAGACGAAGATTGA
- a CDS encoding TrkH family potassium uptake protein, giving the protein MSPYKFLKRNVNRIARAFLLLSVARILCLAFAGAILVGSFMIFASEEGRISYADSFYVAASAICVTGLTTVSISELAFSTQVIIMFLFQIGGLGIITFTVLVGILVVRGLSRSTRIAAFVFEAIDSHESADGKSKNAPYVRRILLSILNISVSIELLGAFLLYWAMPEDLSGLPGDPNRVFLSLFTAVSAFNNAGFSIVDDLTFLSREPLSLLVVESLVVMGGIGFPVILFFEKTLLEAFRNVMHRVEVVMETYLMSRALEEGKEPSWIYLILIRMSFWAEERLALYRMALKGEANRIQMKLLLYGTLILVHVGGIGFLLSEWDNPETIGKFDFVDKLFNSFFLSVSSRTAGFNTFDISEMRSPTYVLLCSLMFVGGGPQGAAGGIKITTFVILLMYLRNVINPQARVTIMGEEVSKNSIAISTRIYFLATISIVFFMLVITIANGHRHGIEEIFFEVMSAFGTVGLTKGLTPYITGVEKFLYPCIMYVGRVGVFTLLIAFTGHSGLGTLGAQDDGVKIQVG; this is encoded by the coding sequence ATGAGCCCATACAAATTCCTAAAACGAAATGTAAACCGAATTGCCCGGGCGTTTTTGCTACTATCGGTAGCAAGGATACTTTGCCTAGCGTTTGCAGGAGCGATCTTGGTTGGGTCATTTATGATCTTCGCTTCGGAGGAAGGTAGGATCTCCTACGCGGATTCTTTCTACGTGGCCGCTTCCGCCATTTGTGTTACCGGATTGACCACGGTTAGTATCAGTGAGCTGGCATTTTCCACCCAAGTAATCATTATGTTCTTATTCCAGATCGGTGGATTGGGGATTATTACATTTACGGTCCTTGTAGGGATCTTAGTAGTTCGAGGACTTTCCAGAAGTACCCGGATCGCTGCGTTCGTATTCGAGGCAATCGACTCTCACGAATCCGCAGACGGGAAGAGCAAGAATGCACCTTATGTTCGAAGGATCTTATTATCAATTTTGAATATATCCGTATCGATAGAATTGTTGGGCGCATTCTTATTGTATTGGGCGATGCCGGAAGATCTAAGCGGATTGCCCGGAGATCCGAATCGGGTCTTTTTAAGTTTATTCACTGCGGTTTCCGCATTTAATAACGCGGGATTTTCGATTGTAGACGATCTTACATTCTTATCCAGAGAACCACTTTCTCTTTTAGTGGTGGAAAGTTTAGTGGTGATGGGGGGTATAGGTTTTCCCGTTATCTTATTCTTTGAAAAAACTTTACTCGAGGCTTTCCGGAACGTAATGCATCGGGTAGAGGTCGTCATGGAAACCTATCTGATGTCCCGCGCATTAGAAGAAGGTAAAGAACCTTCTTGGATCTATCTCATTCTGATCCGTATGTCTTTCTGGGCGGAAGAAAGACTCGCTCTTTATAGAATGGCGCTTAAGGGTGAAGCGAATAGGATCCAGATGAAACTCTTACTTTATGGAACTTTAATATTGGTCCATGTGGGCGGGATCGGGTTTTTATTATCCGAATGGGACAATCCCGAGACGATCGGAAAATTCGATTTCGTAGATAAACTATTCAACTCCTTCTTCCTTTCCGTATCCTCCAGAACTGCCGGATTTAACACGTTCGATATTTCCGAAATGAGAAGTCCTACCTACGTTCTTCTTTGTTCTTTGATGTTCGTGGGGGGCGGTCCTCAGGGAGCAGCGGGCGGTATTAAAATCACAACATTCGTAATTTTATTAATGTATCTAAGGAACGTGATCAATCCTCAAGCGAGAGTAACGATCATGGGAGAAGAAGTTTCTAAAAACTCTATCGCTATTTCTACTCGGATCTATTTTTTAGCTACGATATCCATCGTATTCTTTATGCTGGTGATCACGATCGCAAACGGACATAGGCACGGGATCGAGGAAATATTTTTCGAAGTCATGTCCGCTTTCGGTACTGTAGGATTAACGAAAGGATTAACTCCCTATATCACTGGAGTGGAAAAGTTCTTATATCCTTGTATTATGTATGTAGGAAGAGTAGGAGTATTTACTCTTCTGATCGCATTTACGGGCCATTCAGGATTAGGGACTTTGGGAGCGCAAGACGACGGAGTCAAGATCCAAGTAGGATAA